The Glycine soja cultivar W05 chromosome 6, ASM419377v2, whole genome shotgun sequence genome has a window encoding:
- the LOC114417245 gene encoding secretory carrier-associated membrane protein 1-like isoform X1, translated as MSRYDPNPFDEEPVEVNPFADGAAKGKGSGQSSYSGGAFYTTNTGSVPSSNSRLSPLPPEPYDRGATIDIPLNNAKDAKAKEKELQAKEAELKRREQELKRREDAIARAGIVIEEKNWPPFFPIIHHDIAKEIPVHLQRIQYIAFTTWLGLVLCLLWNIVAVTTAWIKGEGPTIWFLAIIYFISGAPGSYVLWYRPLYRAMRTDSALKFGWFFLLYMLHIAFCILAAVAPPIIFKGKSLTGILAAIDVLGDNALVGIFYFIGFGLFCLESVLSIWVIQQVYMYFRGSGKAAVLKREAARGTMMAAL; from the exons ATGAGTCGCTACGATCCCAATCCCTTCGACGAAGAACCGGTCGAGGTTAATCCCTTCGCG GATGGAGCAGCTAAAGGAAAAGGCTCAGGGCAATCAAGTTATAGTGGAGGTGCATTTTATACTACT AACACTGGAAGTGTTCCCTCCTCAAACTCAAGGCTCTCACCCCTTCCACCAGAGCCTTATGATCGTGGGGCAACTATTGACATCCCCCTAAATAATGCAAAG GACGCAAAAGCAAAGGAGAAGGAACTTCAAGCTAAAGAGGCTGAATTGAAAAGAAGGGAACAG GAACTAAAACGAAGGGAAGATGCTATAGCACGAG CTGGAATAGTTATAGAGGAGAAAAATTGGCCACCTTTTTTCCCCATCATTCATCATGACATTGCAAAGGAAATACCAGTACATCTTCAAAGGATCCAGTACATTGCATTTACAACATGGTTGG GTTTGGTTCTGTGTCTTTTGTGGAATATTGTGGCAGTTACTACTGCTTGGATCAAAGGAGAAG GTCCAACCATCTGGTTTCTTGctattatctattttatttctgGTGCTCCAGGATCCTATGTGTTGTGGTATCGCCCTCTTTATCGTGCTATGAG GACTGACAGTGCTCTGAAATTTGGCTGGTTCTTCTTGCTTTACATG TTGCACATTGCCTTTTGCATTTTAGCTGCAGTTGCTCCACCAATTATCTTCAAAGGAAAATCTCTCAC AGGCATTTTGGCTGCGATTGATGTGTTGGGAGACAATGCATTGGTTGGG ATATTCTACTTCATTGGATTTGGCCTTTTCTGTCTCGAGTCAGTGCTGAGCATCTGGGTTATACAG CAAGTATATATGTACTTCCGTGGCAGTGGCAAGGCTGCAGTTTTAAAGCGTGAGGCTGCGAGAGGGACAATGATGGCAGCTCTATGA
- the LOC114417243 gene encoding protein STRUBBELIG-RECEPTOR FAMILY 3-like isoform X1, whose amino-acid sequence MRWRSMGWKRSGLEWKRVKIYEQLLLVYLLICTIQTSSAATDPTDVAAINSLYIALGSPVLPGWVASGGDPCGEGWQGILCNGSFIQKIVLNGANLGGELGDKLSTFVSISVIDLSSNNIGGNIPSSLPVTLRNFFLAANQFTGSIPASLSTLTGLTDMSLNENFLTGEIPDAFQSLTQLINLDLSQNNLSGKLPPSMDNLLALTTLRLQNNQLSGTLDVLQDLPLKDLNVENNQFAGPIPPKLLSIPAFRQAGNPFNVSGSTTTPASSPRSPAIAPPGTPVSGTPPSSGRVPTKQADGPTAANESHTGKSKKSTKRVVWISIASVLGFIILLLGFILFIPRCSRRERDDRRSKRHQIGAYGGERQSARDLVQPRSQMEKVPVGDVPKPKEGHHAESRRTWVNPNPQGEQEKDVHRMETIPKPRQHEIDMNTLEVYSMPPPPPPPPPPPPPPPPPPPPPPPPPPPPPPPPTEKVIVEPASSSRGTNVNPPIRSSVPPPTFAKFFAIASLQQYTNSFSEENLIGGGMLGNVYRAELPNGQLLAVKKLDKRASAHQKDDEFLKLINSIDRIRHANVVELVGYCSEHGQRLLIYEYCSNGSLFDALHSDDDFKTRLSWNSRIRISLGAARALEYLHEQCQPPVVHRNLKSANILLDDDLSVRVSDCGLAPLIASGSVSQLSGNLLTAYGYGAPEFESGIYTYQSDVYSFGVIMLELLTGRPSHDRTRPRGEQFLVRWAVPQLHDIDALSRMVDPSLNGNYPAKSLSNFADIISRCLQSEPEFRPAMSEVVLYLLNMIRKESQQTESNEK is encoded by the exons ATGAGGTGGAGATCAATGGGTTGGAAGAGATCTGGTTTGGAGTGGAAGAGGGTGAAGATCTATGAACAACTTCTATTGGTATATTTGTTGATCTGCACAATTCAGACTTCAAGTGCAGCCACTGATCCCACTGATG TTGCTGCAATTAATAGCTTATACATTGCACTGGGATCCCCTGTTTTGCCTGGGTGGGTTGCTAGTGGAGGAGATCCATGTGGAGAAGGTTGGCAAGGCATTCTGTGTAATGGATCATTCATACAAAAAAT AGTTCTAAATGGTGCAAATTTGGGAGGAGAACTGGGAGATAAACTGTCAACTTTTGTTTCAATCTCAGTAAT TGATCTAAGCAGCAACAACATTGGAGGAAATATTCCATCCAGTTTGCCAGTTACCTTGAGAAACTT TTTTCTTGCAGCCAACCAGTTCACTGGAAGTATTCCGGCATCTTTATCCACTTTGACTGGACTGACAGACAT GTCTCTCAACGAAAACTTTTTAACTGGAGAAATACCAGATGCTTTTCAGTCACTTACGCAATTGATCAATCT AGAtttatctcaaaataatttgaGTGGGAAATTGCCTCCTTCTATGGATAACTTGTTGGCTCTGACCACCCT ACGCTTACAGAACAATCAACTGTCTGGGACACTTGATGTTTTACAAGACCTTCCTCTGAAAGATTT GAATGTTGAGAACAACCAGTTTGCTGGCCCAATACCTCCAAAGTTGCTAAGCATCCCTGCCTTCAG ACAAGCTGGAAACCCATTTAATGTTAGTGGTAGTACTACAACTCCTGCTTCTTCTCCTCGCTCCCCAGCAATAGCACCACCAGGAACTCCGGTTTCTGGGACACCACCATCTTCAGGCCGTGTACCTACTAAACAGGCTGATGGACCAACTGCAGCAAATGAATCACATACTGGGAAATCCAAAAAATCCACAAAAAGGGTGGTTTGGATATCTATTGCTAGTGTGTTGGGATTCATTATTTTGTTACTAGGATTTATTCTCTTTATTCCAAGGTGTAGCAGAAGAGAACGGGATGACAGAAGATCCAAGCGACATCAAATTGGTGCATATGGAGGTGAAAGACAAAGTGCTAGGGATTTAGTCCAACCACGTAGTCAAATGGAAAAAG TACCAGTAGGGGATGTTCCAAAGCCAAAAGAGGGTCATCATGCTGAGAGCCGGAGAACTTGGGTTAATCCAAATCCACAGGGTGAGCAAGAGAAGGATGTGCATAGAATGGAAACAATACCAAAGCCAAGACAGCATGAGATAGATATGAATACACTAGAAGTATATTCAatgcctcctcctcctcctcctcccccTCCACCCCCACCCCCACCCCCACCACCTCCCCCGCCTCCACCcccgcctcctcctcctcctcctcctcctccaacTGAGAAGGTGATTGTTGAGCCAGCCTCATCCAGTAGAGGGACTAATGTCAATCCACCCATTAGAAGTTCAGTTCCTCCTCCCACTTTTGCAAAATTTTTTGCCATTGCATCCCTTCAACAGTATACAAATAGCTTTTCTGAAGAAAATCTTATAGGAGGAGGCATGCTGGGTAATGTGTATAGAGCAGAGCTTCCTAATGGCCAG TTACTTGCTGTAAAGAAACTGGACAAGAGAGCCTCCGCACACCAGAAGGatgatgaatttcttaaattgaTAAATAGTATTGACAGAATACGGCATGCAAATGTTGTTGAACTTGTTGGATACTGTTCAGAGCATGGTCAAAGACTTCTGATCTATGAGTACTGCAGTAATGGATCACTGTTTGATGCACTCCACTCAGATGATGACTTCAAAACAAGACTCTCGTGGAATTCTCGTATTCGGATATCACTTGGGGCAGCCAGAGCCTTAGA ATATCTGCATGAGCAATGTCAGCCACCTGTAGTACATAGAAATTTGAAGTCTGCCAATATTCTCCTTGATGATGATCTATCCGTGCGGGTCTCTGATTGTGGTTTAGCTCCATTAATAGCTTCAGGATCTGTCAGTCAG CTCTCGGGGAACCTGTTAACTGCTTATGGCTATGGAGCTCCTGAATTTGAGTCTGGAATTTACACATATCAAAGTGATGTGTACAGCTTTGGAGTGATTATGTTAGAACTTTTGACTGGCCGTCCATCGCACGATAG GACACGACCACGAGGGGAGCAATTTCTGGTCAGATGGGCAGTTCCTCAACTACATGATATCGATGCGTTATCAAGGATGGTTGATCCTTCATTAAATGGAAATTACCCTGCAAAATCATTGTCAAATTTTGCAGACATTATCTCTAGATGCCTTCAG TCTGAGCCAGAATTTAGGCCAGCAATGTCCGAGGTCGTCCTATACTTGCTAAATATGATAAGGAAGGAGTCTCAGCAAACTgaatcaaatgaaaaatga
- the LOC114417243 gene encoding protein STRUBBELIG-RECEPTOR FAMILY 3-like isoform X2, translated as MSLNENFLTGEIPDAFQSLTQLINLDLSQNNLSGKLPPSMDNLLALTTLRLQNNQLSGTLDVLQDLPLKDLNVENNQFAGPIPPKLLSIPAFRQAGNPFNVSGSTTTPASSPRSPAIAPPGTPVSGTPPSSGRVPTKQADGPTAANESHTGKSKKSTKRVVWISIASVLGFIILLLGFILFIPRCSRRERDDRRSKRHQIGAYGGERQSARDLVQPRSQMEKVPVGDVPKPKEGHHAESRRTWVNPNPQGEQEKDVHRMETIPKPRQHEIDMNTLEVYSMPPPPPPPPPPPPPPPPPPPPPPPPPPPPPPPPTEKVIVEPASSSRGTNVNPPIRSSVPPPTFAKFFAIASLQQYTNSFSEENLIGGGMLGNVYRAELPNGQLLAVKKLDKRASAHQKDDEFLKLINSIDRIRHANVVELVGYCSEHGQRLLIYEYCSNGSLFDALHSDDDFKTRLSWNSRIRISLGAARALEYLHEQCQPPVVHRNLKSANILLDDDLSVRVSDCGLAPLIASGSVSQLSGNLLTAYGYGAPEFESGIYTYQSDVYSFGVIMLELLTGRPSHDRTRPRGEQFLVRWAVPQLHDIDALSRMVDPSLNGNYPAKSLSNFADIISRCLQSEPEFRPAMSEVVLYLLNMIRKESQQTESNEK; from the exons AT GTCTCTCAACGAAAACTTTTTAACTGGAGAAATACCAGATGCTTTTCAGTCACTTACGCAATTGATCAATCT AGAtttatctcaaaataatttgaGTGGGAAATTGCCTCCTTCTATGGATAACTTGTTGGCTCTGACCACCCT ACGCTTACAGAACAATCAACTGTCTGGGACACTTGATGTTTTACAAGACCTTCCTCTGAAAGATTT GAATGTTGAGAACAACCAGTTTGCTGGCCCAATACCTCCAAAGTTGCTAAGCATCCCTGCCTTCAG ACAAGCTGGAAACCCATTTAATGTTAGTGGTAGTACTACAACTCCTGCTTCTTCTCCTCGCTCCCCAGCAATAGCACCACCAGGAACTCCGGTTTCTGGGACACCACCATCTTCAGGCCGTGTACCTACTAAACAGGCTGATGGACCAACTGCAGCAAATGAATCACATACTGGGAAATCCAAAAAATCCACAAAAAGGGTGGTTTGGATATCTATTGCTAGTGTGTTGGGATTCATTATTTTGTTACTAGGATTTATTCTCTTTATTCCAAGGTGTAGCAGAAGAGAACGGGATGACAGAAGATCCAAGCGACATCAAATTGGTGCATATGGAGGTGAAAGACAAAGTGCTAGGGATTTAGTCCAACCACGTAGTCAAATGGAAAAAG TACCAGTAGGGGATGTTCCAAAGCCAAAAGAGGGTCATCATGCTGAGAGCCGGAGAACTTGGGTTAATCCAAATCCACAGGGTGAGCAAGAGAAGGATGTGCATAGAATGGAAACAATACCAAAGCCAAGACAGCATGAGATAGATATGAATACACTAGAAGTATATTCAatgcctcctcctcctcctcctcccccTCCACCCCCACCCCCACCCCCACCACCTCCCCCGCCTCCACCcccgcctcctcctcctcctcctcctcctccaacTGAGAAGGTGATTGTTGAGCCAGCCTCATCCAGTAGAGGGACTAATGTCAATCCACCCATTAGAAGTTCAGTTCCTCCTCCCACTTTTGCAAAATTTTTTGCCATTGCATCCCTTCAACAGTATACAAATAGCTTTTCTGAAGAAAATCTTATAGGAGGAGGCATGCTGGGTAATGTGTATAGAGCAGAGCTTCCTAATGGCCAG TTACTTGCTGTAAAGAAACTGGACAAGAGAGCCTCCGCACACCAGAAGGatgatgaatttcttaaattgaTAAATAGTATTGACAGAATACGGCATGCAAATGTTGTTGAACTTGTTGGATACTGTTCAGAGCATGGTCAAAGACTTCTGATCTATGAGTACTGCAGTAATGGATCACTGTTTGATGCACTCCACTCAGATGATGACTTCAAAACAAGACTCTCGTGGAATTCTCGTATTCGGATATCACTTGGGGCAGCCAGAGCCTTAGA ATATCTGCATGAGCAATGTCAGCCACCTGTAGTACATAGAAATTTGAAGTCTGCCAATATTCTCCTTGATGATGATCTATCCGTGCGGGTCTCTGATTGTGGTTTAGCTCCATTAATAGCTTCAGGATCTGTCAGTCAG CTCTCGGGGAACCTGTTAACTGCTTATGGCTATGGAGCTCCTGAATTTGAGTCTGGAATTTACACATATCAAAGTGATGTGTACAGCTTTGGAGTGATTATGTTAGAACTTTTGACTGGCCGTCCATCGCACGATAG GACACGACCACGAGGGGAGCAATTTCTGGTCAGATGGGCAGTTCCTCAACTACATGATATCGATGCGTTATCAAGGATGGTTGATCCTTCATTAAATGGAAATTACCCTGCAAAATCATTGTCAAATTTTGCAGACATTATCTCTAGATGCCTTCAG TCTGAGCCAGAATTTAGGCCAGCAATGTCCGAGGTCGTCCTATACTTGCTAAATATGATAAGGAAGGAGTCTCAGCAAACTgaatcaaatgaaaaatga
- the LOC114417245 gene encoding secretory carrier-associated membrane protein 1-like isoform X2, giving the protein MSRYDPNPFDEEPVEVNPFADGAAKGKGSGQSSYSGGAFYTTNTGSVPSSNSRLSPLPPEPYDRGATIDIPLNNAKDAKAKEKELQAKEAELKRREQELKRREDAIARAGIVIEEKNWPPFFPIIHHDIAKEIPVHLQRIQYIAFTTWLGLVLCLLWNIVAVTTAWIKGEGPTIWFLAIIYFISGAPGSYVLWYRPLYRAMRTDSALKFGWFFLLYMAIAHCLLHFSCSCSTNYLQRKISHRHFGCD; this is encoded by the exons ATGAGTCGCTACGATCCCAATCCCTTCGACGAAGAACCGGTCGAGGTTAATCCCTTCGCG GATGGAGCAGCTAAAGGAAAAGGCTCAGGGCAATCAAGTTATAGTGGAGGTGCATTTTATACTACT AACACTGGAAGTGTTCCCTCCTCAAACTCAAGGCTCTCACCCCTTCCACCAGAGCCTTATGATCGTGGGGCAACTATTGACATCCCCCTAAATAATGCAAAG GACGCAAAAGCAAAGGAGAAGGAACTTCAAGCTAAAGAGGCTGAATTGAAAAGAAGGGAACAG GAACTAAAACGAAGGGAAGATGCTATAGCACGAG CTGGAATAGTTATAGAGGAGAAAAATTGGCCACCTTTTTTCCCCATCATTCATCATGACATTGCAAAGGAAATACCAGTACATCTTCAAAGGATCCAGTACATTGCATTTACAACATGGTTGG GTTTGGTTCTGTGTCTTTTGTGGAATATTGTGGCAGTTACTACTGCTTGGATCAAAGGAGAAG GTCCAACCATCTGGTTTCTTGctattatctattttatttctgGTGCTCCAGGATCCTATGTGTTGTGGTATCGCCCTCTTTATCGTGCTATGAG GACTGACAGTGCTCTGAAATTTGGCTGGTTCTTCTTGCTTTACATGGCAA TTGCACATTGCCTTTTGCATTTTAGCTGCAGTTGCTCCACCAATTATCTTCAAAGGAAAATCTCTCAC AGGCATTTTGGCTGCGATTGA